The Suncus etruscus isolate mSunEtr1 chromosome 7, mSunEtr1.pri.cur, whole genome shotgun sequence genome includes a window with the following:
- the COPA gene encoding coatomer subunit alpha isoform X1 — MLTKFETKSARVKGLSFHPKRPWILTSLHNGVIQLWDYRMCTLIDKFDEHDGPVRGIDFHKQQPLFVSGGDDYKIKVWNYKLRRCLFTLLGHLDYIRTTFFHHEYPWILSASDDQTIRVWNWQSRTCVCVLTGHNHYVMCAQFHPSEDLVVSASLDQTVRVWDISGLRKKNLSPGAVESDVRGITGVDLFGTTDAVVKHVLEGHDRGVNWAAFHPTMPLIVSGADDRQVKIWRMNESKAWEVDTCRGHYNNVSCAVFHPRQELILSNSEDKSIRVWDMSKRTGVQTFRRDHDRFWVLAAHPNLNLFAAGHDGGMIVFKLERERPAYAVHGNVLHYVKDRFLRQLDFSSSKDVAVMQLRSGSKFPVFNMSYNPAENAVLLCTRASNLENSTYDLYTIPKDADSQNPDAPEGKRSSGLTAVWVARNRFAVLDRMHSLLIKNLKNEITKKVQVPNCDEIFYAGTGSLLLRDAESVTLFDVQQKRTLASVKISKVKYVIWSADMSHVALLAKHEHSCPLPLTAIVICNRKLEALCNIHENIRVKSGAWDESGVFIYTTSNHIKYAVTTGDYGIIRTLDLPIYVTRVKGNNVYCLDRECRPRVLTIDPTEFKFKLALINRKYDEVLHMVRNAKLVGQSIIAYLQKKGYPEVALHFVKDEKTRFSLALECGNIEIALEAAKALDDKSCWEKLGEVSLLQGNHQIVEMCYQRTKNFDKLSFLYLITGNLEKLRKMMKIAEIRKDMSGHYQNALYLGDVSERVRILRNCGQKSLAYLTAATHGLDEEAESLKETFDPEKETVPDIDPDARLLQPPAPIMPLDTNWPLLTVSKGLFESSIASKGKGGVLAADIDIDTVVTEGWGEDAELQLDEDGFVEAGEGFGDDTLGKGQEEGGGWDVEEDLELPPELDLPLSAAGGAEDGFFVPPTKGTSPTQIWCNNSQLPVDHILAGSFETAMRLLHDQVGVTQFRPYKQLFLQTFARGRTTFQALPCLPSMYSYPQRNWKDAGLKGGIPAVGLKLNDLIQRLQLCYQFTTVGKFEEAVEKFRSILLSVPLLVVDNKQEIAEAQQLITICREYIVGLSMEIERKKLPKDSIEQQKRICEMAAYFTHSNLQPVHMVLVLRTALNLFFKLKNFKTAATFARRLLELGPKPEVAQQTRKILSACEKNPTDACQLNYDMHNPFDICAASYRPIYRGKPVEKCPLSGACYSPEFKGQVCRVTTVTEIGRDVIGLRISPLQFR; from the exons GAGTATCCCTGGATCCTGAGCGCCTCTGATGACCAGACCATTCGCGTGTGGAACTGGCAGTCCAGGACCTGCGTCTG CGTGCTCACAGGGCACAACCATTATGTGATGTGTGCGCAGTTCCACCCTTCTGAGGACCTGGTAGTATCGGCCAGCCTGGATCAGACTGTGCGTGTCTGGGACATCTCTG GTCTTCGGAAGAAGAACCTGTCACCGGGGGCTGTGGAATCAGATGTCCGGGGCATAACTGGAGTGGATCTGTTTGGCACCACTGATGCTGTGGTCAAGCATGTGCTGGAG GGCCATGATCGGGGCGTGAACTGGGCTGCTTTCCACCCCACCATGCCTCTGATTGTGTCTGGGGCCGATGACCGCCAGGTGAAGATCTGGCGCATGAATG AGTCCAAGGCCTGGGAGGTAGACACTTGCCGTGGCCACTACAACAATGTGTCCTGCGCTGTCTTCCACCCTCGCCAGGAGCTCATCCTCAGCAACTCTGAGGACAAGAGCATCCGGGTCTGGGACATGTCCAAGAG GACTGGAGTTCAGACCTTCCGCAGGGACCACGACCGCTTCTGGGTTCTCGCCGCGCACCCCAACCTCAACCTCTTTGCAGCAG GCCATGACGGTGGCATGATTGTGTTCAAGCTGGAGCGGGAGCGCCCAGCCTACGCTGTGCATGGCAACGTACTGCACTATGTCAAGGACCGCTTCCTGCGGCAGCTGGACTTCAGCAGCTCCAAGGATGTGGCAGTAATGCAGCTGCGCAG TGGATCCAAGTTCCCTGTGTTCAATATGTCCTACAACCCTGCAGAGAACGCAGTGCTGCTGTGCACA AGAGCCAGCAACTTGGAGAATAGCACCTATGACCTGTACACTATCCCCAAGGACGCGGACTCGCAGAACCCAGATG CACCTGAAGGGAAGCGCTCCTCAGGCCTGACAGCCGTGTGGGTCGCCCGCAACCGCTTTGCTGTCCTGGACCGCATGCACTCG CTCCTTATCAAGAACCTGAAGAACGAGATCACTAAGAAAGTGCAGGTGCCCAACTGCGATGAGATCTTCTACGCGGGCACCGGCAGCCTGCTGCTGCGGGATGCAGAGTCTGTCACCCTGTTCGATGTGCAGCAGAAGCG CACCCTGGCTTCTGTGAAGATTTCCAAGGTGAAGTACGTGATCTGGTCAGCAGATATGTCACATGTGGCTCTCCTGGCCAAACATG AGCACTCATGCCCTCTGCCTCTTACAGCTATTGTGATCTGTAACCGCAAACTGGAGGCTCTGTGTAACATTCACGAGAACATCCGCGTCAAGAGTGGGGCATGGGACGAGAGTGGGGTATTTATCTATACCACCAGCAACCACATCAAGTATGCTGTCACCACGGG GGATTATGGGATCATCCGGACCCTGGACCTGCCCATCTATGTCACGAGGGTGAAGGGCAACAACGTCTACTGCCTGGACCGGGAGTGCCGCCCACGGGTGCTCACCATTGACCCCACTGAGTTCAAGTTCAAGTTGGCCCTGATCAATAGGAAGTATGATGAG GTGCTGCACATGGTGCGGAATGCCAAGCTGGTAGGCCAGTCCATCATTGCCTACCTGCAGAAGAAGGGCTACCCTGAGGTGGCTCTGCACTTTGTCAAGGATGAGAAAACACGCTTTAGCCTGGCCCTGGAGTGCGGGAACATAGAG ATTGCCCTGGAAGCAGCCAAAGCCCTGGATGACAAGAGCTGCTGGGAGAAGCTAGGGGAGGTGTCACTGCTACAGGGCAACCATCAGATTGTGGAGATGTGCTACCAGCGCACCAAGAACTTCGACAAGCTCTCCTTCCTCTACCTCATCACAGGCAACCTGGAGAAGCTGCGCAAGATGATGAAAATTG CCGAGATCCGCAAGGATATGAGTGGCCACTACCAGAATGCCCTGTACCTGGGTGATGTGTCAGAGCGTGTGCGCATCCTCCGGAACTGTGGACAGA AGTCCCTGGCCTACCTCACTGCTGCCACTCATGGCCTGGATGAGGAGGCCGAGAGCCTGAAAGAGACCTTCGACCCCGAGAAGGAGACT GTCCCTGATATTGACCCTGATGCTCGGCTGCTACAGCCGCCAGCCCCCATCATGCCACTTGATACCAACTGGCCACTGCTGACCGTGTCCAAGGGGCTCTTTGAAAGCTCCATTGCCAGCAAAG GGAAAGGTGGTGTGCTGGCTGCGGACATTGACATAGATACTGTGGTCACTGAGGGCTGGGGCGAGGATGCTGAGCTGCAATTGGATGAAG ATGGATTTGTGGAGGCTGGTGAGGGTTTTGGGGACGACACCTTGGGGAAGGGACAGGAAGAAGGAGGCGGCTGGGACGTGGAAGAGGACCTGGAGCTGCCCCCTGAGCTG GACCTACCCCTTTCTGCAGCTGGAGGTGCTGAGGATGGGTTCTTCGTGCCCCCCACCAAAGGGACTAGTCCCACACAG ATCTGGTGTAATAATTCTCAGCTCCCAGTTGACcacatcctggcaggctcctttGAGACAGCCATGCGG CTGCTCCACGACCAGGTAGGGGTGACCCAGTTCAGGCCGTACAAGCAGCTGTTCCTGCAGACCTTCGCCCGCGGCCGCACCACCTTCCAGGCTCTGCCCTGCTTGCCCTCCATGTACAGTTACCCACAGCGCAACTG GAAAGATGCAGGGCTAAAGGGCGGCATCCCTGCTGTGGGCCTGAAGCTCAATGACCTCATCCAGCGCTTGCAGCTCTGCTACCAGTTCACCACTGTTGGCAAGTTCGAGGAGGCTGTGGAAAAGTTCCGCTCCATCTTGCTCAGCgttccactgctggtggtggaCAACAAGCAGGAGATTGCTGAG GCTCAACAGCTCATCACCATCTGCCGCGAGTACATCGTGGGCCTGTCCATGGAGATCGAACGAAAGAAGCTGCCCAAGGACTCAATTGAGCAGCAGAAACGCATTTGTGAG ATGGCTGCCTACTTCACACACTCCAACCTGCAGCCTGTGCACATGGTGCTGGTACTGCGCACAGCCCTCAACCTCTTCTTCAAGCTCAAGAATTTCAAGACTGCGGCAACCTTTGCACGGCGTTTGCTGGAGCTGGGGCCTAAGCCTGAGGTGGCTCAGCAG ACCCGGAAGATCCTGTCAGCATGTGAGAAAAACCCCACGGATGCCTGCCAGCTCAACTATGACATGCACAACCCCTTTGACATTTGTGCTGCCTCTTACCGGCCCATCTACCGAGGGAAGCCAGTGGAGAAGTGCCCGCTGAGCGGGGCCTGCTACTCCCCCGAGTTCAAGGGCCAAGTGTGCAGGGTCACCACG GTGACAGAGATTGGCAGAGATGTCATCGGCCTGCGCATCAGCCCACTGCAGTTTCGTTAA
- the COPA gene encoding coatomer subunit alpha isoform X2: MLTKFETKSARVKGLSFHPKRPWILTSLHNGVIQLWDYRMCTLIDKFDEHDGPVRGIDFHKQQPLFVSGGDDYKIKVWNYKLRRCLFTLLGHLDYIRTTFFHHEYPWILSASDDQTIRVWNWQSRTCVCVLTGHNHYVMCAQFHPSEDLVVSASLDQTVRVWDISGLRKKNLSPGAVESDVRGITGVDLFGTTDAVVKHVLEGHDRGVNWAAFHPTMPLIVSGADDRQVKIWRMNESKAWEVDTCRGHYNNVSCAVFHPRQELILSNSEDKSIRVWDMSKRTGVQTFRRDHDRFWVLAAHPNLNLFAAGHDGGMIVFKLERERPAYAVHGNVLHYVKDRFLRQLDFSSSKDVAVMQLRSGSKFPVFNMSYNPAENAVLLCTRASNLENSTYDLYTIPKDADSQNPDAPEGKRSSGLTAVWVARNRFAVLDRMHSLLIKNLKNEITKKVQVPNCDEIFYAGTGSLLLRDAESVTLFDVQQKRTLASVKISKVKYVIWSADMSHVALLAKHAIVICNRKLEALCNIHENIRVKSGAWDESGVFIYTTSNHIKYAVTTGDYGIIRTLDLPIYVTRVKGNNVYCLDRECRPRVLTIDPTEFKFKLALINRKYDEVLHMVRNAKLVGQSIIAYLQKKGYPEVALHFVKDEKTRFSLALECGNIEIALEAAKALDDKSCWEKLGEVSLLQGNHQIVEMCYQRTKNFDKLSFLYLITGNLEKLRKMMKIAEIRKDMSGHYQNALYLGDVSERVRILRNCGQKSLAYLTAATHGLDEEAESLKETFDPEKETVPDIDPDARLLQPPAPIMPLDTNWPLLTVSKGLFESSIASKGKGGVLAADIDIDTVVTEGWGEDAELQLDEDGFVEAGEGFGDDTLGKGQEEGGGWDVEEDLELPPELDLPLSAAGGAEDGFFVPPTKGTSPTQIWCNNSQLPVDHILAGSFETAMRLLHDQVGVTQFRPYKQLFLQTFARGRTTFQALPCLPSMYSYPQRNWKDAGLKGGIPAVGLKLNDLIQRLQLCYQFTTVGKFEEAVEKFRSILLSVPLLVVDNKQEIAEAQQLITICREYIVGLSMEIERKKLPKDSIEQQKRICEMAAYFTHSNLQPVHMVLVLRTALNLFFKLKNFKTAATFARRLLELGPKPEVAQQTRKILSACEKNPTDACQLNYDMHNPFDICAASYRPIYRGKPVEKCPLSGACYSPEFKGQVCRVTTVTEIGRDVIGLRISPLQFR, encoded by the exons GAGTATCCCTGGATCCTGAGCGCCTCTGATGACCAGACCATTCGCGTGTGGAACTGGCAGTCCAGGACCTGCGTCTG CGTGCTCACAGGGCACAACCATTATGTGATGTGTGCGCAGTTCCACCCTTCTGAGGACCTGGTAGTATCGGCCAGCCTGGATCAGACTGTGCGTGTCTGGGACATCTCTG GTCTTCGGAAGAAGAACCTGTCACCGGGGGCTGTGGAATCAGATGTCCGGGGCATAACTGGAGTGGATCTGTTTGGCACCACTGATGCTGTGGTCAAGCATGTGCTGGAG GGCCATGATCGGGGCGTGAACTGGGCTGCTTTCCACCCCACCATGCCTCTGATTGTGTCTGGGGCCGATGACCGCCAGGTGAAGATCTGGCGCATGAATG AGTCCAAGGCCTGGGAGGTAGACACTTGCCGTGGCCACTACAACAATGTGTCCTGCGCTGTCTTCCACCCTCGCCAGGAGCTCATCCTCAGCAACTCTGAGGACAAGAGCATCCGGGTCTGGGACATGTCCAAGAG GACTGGAGTTCAGACCTTCCGCAGGGACCACGACCGCTTCTGGGTTCTCGCCGCGCACCCCAACCTCAACCTCTTTGCAGCAG GCCATGACGGTGGCATGATTGTGTTCAAGCTGGAGCGGGAGCGCCCAGCCTACGCTGTGCATGGCAACGTACTGCACTATGTCAAGGACCGCTTCCTGCGGCAGCTGGACTTCAGCAGCTCCAAGGATGTGGCAGTAATGCAGCTGCGCAG TGGATCCAAGTTCCCTGTGTTCAATATGTCCTACAACCCTGCAGAGAACGCAGTGCTGCTGTGCACA AGAGCCAGCAACTTGGAGAATAGCACCTATGACCTGTACACTATCCCCAAGGACGCGGACTCGCAGAACCCAGATG CACCTGAAGGGAAGCGCTCCTCAGGCCTGACAGCCGTGTGGGTCGCCCGCAACCGCTTTGCTGTCCTGGACCGCATGCACTCG CTCCTTATCAAGAACCTGAAGAACGAGATCACTAAGAAAGTGCAGGTGCCCAACTGCGATGAGATCTTCTACGCGGGCACCGGCAGCCTGCTGCTGCGGGATGCAGAGTCTGTCACCCTGTTCGATGTGCAGCAGAAGCG CACCCTGGCTTCTGTGAAGATTTCCAAGGTGAAGTACGTGATCTGGTCAGCAGATATGTCACATGTGGCTCTCCTGGCCAAACATG CTATTGTGATCTGTAACCGCAAACTGGAGGCTCTGTGTAACATTCACGAGAACATCCGCGTCAAGAGTGGGGCATGGGACGAGAGTGGGGTATTTATCTATACCACCAGCAACCACATCAAGTATGCTGTCACCACGGG GGATTATGGGATCATCCGGACCCTGGACCTGCCCATCTATGTCACGAGGGTGAAGGGCAACAACGTCTACTGCCTGGACCGGGAGTGCCGCCCACGGGTGCTCACCATTGACCCCACTGAGTTCAAGTTCAAGTTGGCCCTGATCAATAGGAAGTATGATGAG GTGCTGCACATGGTGCGGAATGCCAAGCTGGTAGGCCAGTCCATCATTGCCTACCTGCAGAAGAAGGGCTACCCTGAGGTGGCTCTGCACTTTGTCAAGGATGAGAAAACACGCTTTAGCCTGGCCCTGGAGTGCGGGAACATAGAG ATTGCCCTGGAAGCAGCCAAAGCCCTGGATGACAAGAGCTGCTGGGAGAAGCTAGGGGAGGTGTCACTGCTACAGGGCAACCATCAGATTGTGGAGATGTGCTACCAGCGCACCAAGAACTTCGACAAGCTCTCCTTCCTCTACCTCATCACAGGCAACCTGGAGAAGCTGCGCAAGATGATGAAAATTG CCGAGATCCGCAAGGATATGAGTGGCCACTACCAGAATGCCCTGTACCTGGGTGATGTGTCAGAGCGTGTGCGCATCCTCCGGAACTGTGGACAGA AGTCCCTGGCCTACCTCACTGCTGCCACTCATGGCCTGGATGAGGAGGCCGAGAGCCTGAAAGAGACCTTCGACCCCGAGAAGGAGACT GTCCCTGATATTGACCCTGATGCTCGGCTGCTACAGCCGCCAGCCCCCATCATGCCACTTGATACCAACTGGCCACTGCTGACCGTGTCCAAGGGGCTCTTTGAAAGCTCCATTGCCAGCAAAG GGAAAGGTGGTGTGCTGGCTGCGGACATTGACATAGATACTGTGGTCACTGAGGGCTGGGGCGAGGATGCTGAGCTGCAATTGGATGAAG ATGGATTTGTGGAGGCTGGTGAGGGTTTTGGGGACGACACCTTGGGGAAGGGACAGGAAGAAGGAGGCGGCTGGGACGTGGAAGAGGACCTGGAGCTGCCCCCTGAGCTG GACCTACCCCTTTCTGCAGCTGGAGGTGCTGAGGATGGGTTCTTCGTGCCCCCCACCAAAGGGACTAGTCCCACACAG ATCTGGTGTAATAATTCTCAGCTCCCAGTTGACcacatcctggcaggctcctttGAGACAGCCATGCGG CTGCTCCACGACCAGGTAGGGGTGACCCAGTTCAGGCCGTACAAGCAGCTGTTCCTGCAGACCTTCGCCCGCGGCCGCACCACCTTCCAGGCTCTGCCCTGCTTGCCCTCCATGTACAGTTACCCACAGCGCAACTG GAAAGATGCAGGGCTAAAGGGCGGCATCCCTGCTGTGGGCCTGAAGCTCAATGACCTCATCCAGCGCTTGCAGCTCTGCTACCAGTTCACCACTGTTGGCAAGTTCGAGGAGGCTGTGGAAAAGTTCCGCTCCATCTTGCTCAGCgttccactgctggtggtggaCAACAAGCAGGAGATTGCTGAG GCTCAACAGCTCATCACCATCTGCCGCGAGTACATCGTGGGCCTGTCCATGGAGATCGAACGAAAGAAGCTGCCCAAGGACTCAATTGAGCAGCAGAAACGCATTTGTGAG ATGGCTGCCTACTTCACACACTCCAACCTGCAGCCTGTGCACATGGTGCTGGTACTGCGCACAGCCCTCAACCTCTTCTTCAAGCTCAAGAATTTCAAGACTGCGGCAACCTTTGCACGGCGTTTGCTGGAGCTGGGGCCTAAGCCTGAGGTGGCTCAGCAG ACCCGGAAGATCCTGTCAGCATGTGAGAAAAACCCCACGGATGCCTGCCAGCTCAACTATGACATGCACAACCCCTTTGACATTTGTGCTGCCTCTTACCGGCCCATCTACCGAGGGAAGCCAGTGGAGAAGTGCCCGCTGAGCGGGGCCTGCTACTCCCCCGAGTTCAAGGGCCAAGTGTGCAGGGTCACCACG GTGACAGAGATTGGCAGAGATGTCATCGGCCTGCGCATCAGCCCACTGCAGTTTCGTTAA
- the PEX19 gene encoding peroxisomal biogenesis factor 19 yields MAAGGADADLELEELLESALDDFEKAKLTPAPHSPTTTPADASESQKKSPGDTAKDALFASQEKFFQELFDSELASQATAEFEKAMKELAEEQPHLVEQFQKLSEAAGRVGSDSTSQQEFTSCLKETLSGLARNASDLQNSGMSEEELTKAMEGLGMGDGDGDGSILPLMQSIMQNLLSRDVLYPSLKDITEKYPEWLQSHRESLSAEQFEKYQAQHNVMGKICEQFEAESPADSEAIQKARFETVLDLMQQLQDLGHPPKELAGEMPPGLNFDLDALNLAGPPGANGEQCVTM; encoded by the exons ATGGCGGCGGGTGGTGCGGACGCGGACCTGGAGTTGGAGGAGCTGCTGGAAA GTGCCCTCGATGACTTCGAAAAGGCCAAACTCACCCCAGCTCCCCATTCACCCACTACCACCCCTGCTGATGCCTCAGAGTCGCAGAAGAAATCTCCAGGGGACACTGCCAAA GACGCCCTCTTCGCCTCACAGGAGAAGTTCTTCCAGGAGCTGTTCGACAGTGAGCTGGCGTCCCAGGCCACAGCTGAGTTCGAGAAGGCCATGAAGGAGCTGGCTGAGGAACAGCCACATCTGGTGGAACAGTTCCAGAAGCTCTCGGAGGCGGCGGGGAGAGTGG GCAGCGACTCAACCTCCCAGCAGGAATTCACATCCTGCCTCAAGGAGACACTGAGCGGGCTTGCCAGGAATGCCAGCGATTTGCAG AACTCAGGCATGTCGGAAGAGGAGCTGACCAAGGCCATGGAGGGGCTGGGCATGGGTGATGGGGACGGAGATGGCAGCATCCTGCCCCTCATGCAGAGCATCATGCAGAACCTGCTATCCCGAGATGTGCTATACCCATCTCTGAAGGACATCACAGAGAAG TACCCAGAGTGGCTGCAGAGTCACCGAGAATCATTGAGTGCAGAGCAGTTTGAGAAGTACCAGGCGCAGCACAACGTAATGGGCAAGATCTGTGAGCAGTTTGAGGCCGAGTCCCCTGCGGACAGCGAGGCCATCCAGAAGGCTCGTTTCGAGACGGTGCTAGATCTCATGCAGCAG CTGCAGGACTTGGGTCATCCTCCGAAAGAGCTGGCTGGGGAAATG CCTCCAGGCCTCAACTTTGACCTGGATGCCCTCAACCTGGCGGGTCCTCCAGGTGCCAATGGCGAGCAGTGTGTGACCATGTGA